The following proteins come from a genomic window of Oricola thermophila:
- a CDS encoding sigma-70 family RNA polymerase sigma factor, whose amino-acid sequence MALGATQVKTLGQLDGEKDFAALMIRVRERDRAAFEELFVHFGPRVKALMLKSGSGHAMAEDIVQDVFMAVWRKAGYFSPGRGTVSAWIFSIARNSRIDKLRRMSSRPYDDIMEMEFESPEPDAEQVLATTERNSKVADAIVDLPGTQREIIELAYMHDMAQTEIAKRLSLPLGTVKSRMRLAYAKLKLKLEEAR is encoded by the coding sequence ATGGCGCTCGGCGCTACGCAGGTGAAAACGTTGGGACAGTTGGACGGCGAAAAGGACTTTGCAGCCCTCATGATCCGCGTTCGCGAGCGCGACCGCGCCGCATTCGAGGAATTGTTCGTCCATTTCGGACCACGTGTGAAGGCCCTGATGCTGAAAAGCGGGTCCGGTCATGCCATGGCTGAAGACATAGTACAGGACGTCTTCATGGCCGTGTGGCGCAAGGCCGGTTATTTCTCTCCGGGGCGCGGAACGGTAAGCGCATGGATATTTTCGATCGCTCGAAACAGCCGTATCGACAAGCTCAGGCGCATGTCTTCACGGCCGTATGACGACATCATGGAAATGGAGTTCGAGTCTCCGGAGCCGGACGCGGAACAGGTCCTCGCGACGACCGAACGCAACAGCAAGGTTGCAGATGCCATTGTAGATCTGCCCGGCACACAACGCGAGATAATCGAGTTGGCATATATGCACGACATGGCACAGACCGAAATCGCGAAACGCCTGTCGCTGCCGCTTGGCACGGTCAAATCGCGCATGCGCCTCGCCTACGCAAAACTGAAACTGAAACTGGAAGAAGCACGATGA
- the paaI gene encoding hydroxyphenylacetyl-CoA thioesterase PaaI, whose amino-acid sequence MAITDQERAEKSAEAMWASDDASKWFGMSLDAVGPGTATMSLTVRDCQTNGHDICHGGVIFALADSAFAFACNSYNKVTVAQSNSITFAAPARTGDRLVAEAREVVRSGRSGTWDVTVTNQDGTVIALFRGLARTVSGTLFSEE is encoded by the coding sequence ATGGCGATCACCGACCAGGAACGCGCCGAGAAGAGCGCAGAGGCCATGTGGGCAAGCGACGATGCATCGAAGTGGTTCGGCATGTCGCTCGATGCGGTCGGCCCCGGCACGGCAACCATGTCACTGACCGTGCGCGACTGCCAGACGAACGGCCATGACATCTGTCATGGCGGCGTCATCTTTGCGCTGGCCGACTCGGCCTTCGCCTTCGCCTGCAACAGCTACAACAAGGTCACGGTCGCCCAGTCGAACTCGATCACCTTTGCCGCGCCGGCGAGAACCGGCGACAGGCTCGTTGCGGAAGCGCGGGAAGTCGTCCGCTCGGGTCGTTCCGGAACCTGGGACGTGACCGTGACCAACCAGGACGGCACCGTGATTGCCCTTTTTCGCGGACTGGCACGAACGGTCAGCGGCACGCTGTTCAGCGAGGAATAA
- a CDS encoding metal ABC transporter solute-binding protein, Zn/Mn family, translating to MPFRRTIIAASIMSAMFGPTSVMAQEPVTAVSTVGMIADVVSNVGGECVASSALMGPGVDPHLYQATARDVRTLQSADIIFYSGYSLEGQLGDVLERFSERTPTIAVSPASIPPSDLITVADIYGIDPHLWMDPGLWVKTVPVIADELSGVRPECSDRFRANADAYAEQLAALDSWAAEAIASIPEGQRILVTAHDAFNYFGRAYGLEVAGIQGISTESEAGVADIRETARMVAERKIPAAFVESTINPRTIQAVIDAAAQQGHRIEIGAELYSDAMGERGTAGGTYIGMIYENTYNITRALGGTPPPLPATLAGWAQQWHLSPVGE from the coding sequence ATGCCATTCCGTCGAACAATCATTGCCGCTTCAATCATGTCCGCCATGTTCGGCCCGACCTCCGTCATGGCGCAGGAACCTGTCACCGCCGTTTCCACCGTGGGCATGATCGCGGATGTTGTATCCAATGTCGGCGGCGAATGCGTGGCCTCGTCCGCCCTGATGGGACCGGGCGTCGATCCGCATCTCTACCAGGCGACGGCCCGGGACGTACGCACGCTCCAGTCAGCCGATATCATCTTCTATTCGGGCTACTCGCTGGAAGGCCAGCTTGGAGACGTTCTCGAGCGTTTCTCGGAACGCACCCCGACCATCGCCGTTTCCCCGGCATCGATCCCGCCGTCCGATCTGATCACCGTTGCCGATATCTATGGCATTGATCCCCATCTGTGGATGGATCCCGGTCTCTGGGTGAAAACGGTACCGGTGATCGCCGACGAACTCTCCGGGGTCCGGCCCGAGTGTTCGGACCGGTTCCGGGCAAATGCCGACGCCTATGCCGAACAGCTTGCCGCGCTCGACTCGTGGGCGGCGGAGGCGATCGCGTCCATTCCGGAAGGCCAGCGCATCCTTGTCACGGCGCATGACGCCTTCAACTATTTCGGCCGGGCTTATGGCCTGGAAGTTGCGGGCATCCAGGGCATTTCCACGGAGTCCGAGGCCGGTGTCGCCGACATTCGGGAAACGGCCCGCATGGTGGCAGAACGCAAAATTCCGGCGGCTTTTGTCGAAAGCACGATCAATCCGCGCACCATCCAGGCAGTCATCGACGCGGCCGCGCAACAGGGCCACAGAATCGAGATCGGTGCGGAACTCTATTCCGATGCCATGGGCGAGCGTGGCACCGCCGGCGGCACCTATATCGGCATGATCTACGAGAACACTTACAATATCACGCGCGCTCTGGGCGGAACGCCGCCGCCCCTGCCCGCCACTCTTGCCGGCTGGGCGCAGCAGTGGCATCTTTCCCCCGTCGGCGAATAG
- a CDS encoding metal ABC transporter ATP-binding protein, translating to MPNKLHEPDLAVHVEDLTVSYHARPVLWDIDFDVPPGVMAAIVGPNGAGKSTLIKSILGLVKPTAGHVRIHGLPYESRRSRVGYVPQRSSVDWDFPTNALDVVTMGLYGHLGWLRRPGRKEREKAMNALSLVGMQDFADRQISQLSGGQQQRVFLARALVQEADVYFLDEPMAGVDATTERAIVGILRRLRDDGKTVIVVHHDLQTVRSYFDWMLILNVRVIAQGPVADVYTPENLRKAYGGQIALLERDVTLDPEDAGKVVNLEGNR from the coding sequence TTGCCAAACAAGCTTCACGAACCAGACCTTGCGGTCCATGTCGAGGACCTCACGGTCAGCTACCATGCGAGACCCGTGCTGTGGGACATCGATTTCGATGTCCCGCCCGGAGTCATGGCGGCAATCGTCGGGCCGAATGGTGCCGGCAAGTCGACGCTGATCAAGTCGATACTGGGCCTCGTGAAGCCCACCGCGGGCCACGTGCGAATCCACGGCCTGCCCTATGAAAGCCGCCGCAGCCGCGTCGGTTACGTCCCGCAGCGATCGAGCGTGGACTGGGATTTCCCGACCAATGCGCTCGACGTTGTCACGATGGGCCTCTACGGCCACCTCGGCTGGCTGCGGAGACCGGGCCGCAAAGAGCGCGAGAAGGCCATGAACGCGCTGTCGCTGGTCGGCATGCAGGATTTTGCCGATCGCCAGATCAGCCAGTTGTCCGGAGGGCAGCAACAGCGTGTCTTCCTCGCCCGCGCACTGGTGCAGGAAGCCGATGTCTACTTCCTTGATGAGCCGATGGCCGGCGTCGACGCGACAACGGAACGCGCCATCGTCGGTATCCTGCGCAGGCTGCGCGATGACGGCAAGACCGTGATCGTCGTTCACCACGACCTCCAGACCGTGCGCTCGTATTTCGACTGGATGTTGATCCTGAATGTCCGGGTCATCGCCCAGGGGCCGGTCGCCGACGTTTACACGCCGGAGAATCTTCGCAAGGCCTATGGCGGCCAGATTGCCCTGCTGGAACGGGACGTGACGCTCGACCCCGAAGACGCCGGAAAGGTGGTCAATCTCGAAGGCAATCGCTGA
- a CDS encoding 3-hydroxyacyl-CoA dehydrogenase NAD-binding domain-containing protein: MTSPVSISVDGGVATVLIDNPPVNATSQAVRQGILDAIREIDANDTVQAAVLACAGRTFVAGADIREFGKPPEEPHLPDVLQAVETARVPVVAAIHGSALGGGLELALACHARIADGKAKLGLPEVTLGLVPGAGGTVRLPRLVAMENAMEMVTGGKPVSAGRALEIGLVDRISNNDLVSEARAYAEELIQSGKPEPTSARTPRDRPDASFWTEKEKRIAAKARGQQSPVEALHALRDSVTLPVADALTAERARFLRLRDTEQAAALRYMFFAERNTGRPAEIENVEPLGLGVAGVVGGGTMGAGIAAAMLLAGMTVVLTERDAAAAETARERVAGILDGSRKRGLLSDAAWKDALSRFSAQDNYNALSAADLVIEAVFEDMGVKREVFTELDRVCRADAILASNTSYLDVNELANATKDPSRVVGLHFFSPAHIMKLLEIVRTDAAAPATLATAFALAKKLRKIPVLAGVCDGFIGNRIMAAYRRECDFILEEGALPQDVDAAMRDYGFAMGIYAVQDMAGLDIAWAMRKRRAATRPADERYSRIADRLCELGRFGRKTAAGWYAYADGAKAGQPDPAVEKIILEESARLGFTRKPFTAEEIMERILASMQAEARAVLDEGIALKPSDIDVAMVHGYGFPRFRGGPMFAAGYRD; encoded by the coding sequence ATGACCTCACCCGTTTCCATCTCGGTTGATGGCGGCGTTGCCACCGTCCTGATCGACAATCCCCCGGTCAACGCGACATCGCAGGCGGTCCGCCAGGGAATCCTTGATGCCATTCGCGAGATCGACGCCAACGATACCGTGCAGGCAGCGGTGCTGGCCTGCGCCGGACGAACATTCGTTGCCGGCGCCGACATCAGGGAGTTCGGCAAGCCACCGGAAGAACCTCACCTGCCGGACGTACTCCAAGCGGTGGAAACTGCGCGTGTACCGGTTGTAGCCGCAATCCACGGTTCGGCGCTTGGCGGCGGCCTGGAACTGGCGCTCGCCTGCCATGCCCGCATTGCCGACGGAAAGGCGAAGCTCGGCCTGCCCGAAGTTACGCTCGGCCTGGTTCCCGGTGCCGGCGGCACCGTCCGCCTGCCCCGGCTGGTCGCGATGGAAAACGCCATGGAGATGGTTACGGGCGGCAAGCCGGTCAGTGCCGGCAGGGCATTGGAGATCGGCCTGGTCGACCGCATCTCGAACAACGATCTTGTTTCTGAAGCAAGGGCTTACGCCGAAGAACTGATTCAATCCGGCAAGCCGGAACCCACATCGGCGCGGACGCCGCGCGACCGGCCGGACGCATCGTTCTGGACGGAGAAGGAGAAAAGGATCGCCGCCAAGGCACGCGGACAACAGTCACCCGTCGAGGCGCTCCATGCTTTGCGCGACAGCGTCACACTGCCGGTCGCCGACGCCCTCACAGCTGAGCGGGCGCGATTTCTGCGCCTGCGCGACACCGAACAGGCCGCGGCGCTGCGCTACATGTTCTTCGCCGAGCGCAACACCGGCCGCCCCGCCGAGATCGAGAATGTCGAGCCGCTTGGCCTCGGAGTTGCCGGGGTTGTCGGCGGCGGCACGATGGGAGCGGGCATAGCCGCTGCCATGCTGCTGGCCGGCATGACCGTGGTTTTGACCGAGCGCGATGCAGCGGCAGCCGAAACGGCCCGGGAACGCGTCGCGGGCATCCTGGACGGCAGCCGCAAGCGCGGCCTGCTATCCGACGCCGCCTGGAAGGACGCGCTGTCCCGCTTTTCCGCCCAGGACAATTACAATGCGCTTTCCGCCGCCGATCTCGTAATCGAGGCCGTGTTCGAGGACATGGGCGTCAAGCGCGAGGTCTTTACCGAGCTGGATCGCGTGTGCCGCGCCGACGCCATTCTCGCTTCCAACACCTCCTATCTGGACGTCAACGAACTGGCGAATGCAACGAAGGACCCCTCCCGCGTCGTCGGGCTGCATTTCTTCTCGCCCGCCCATATCATGAAGCTGCTGGAGATCGTGCGCACCGACGCCGCCGCGCCGGCCACGTTGGCCACAGCCTTTGCGCTGGCGAAGAAGCTGAGGAAAATTCCCGTCCTGGCCGGTGTGTGCGACGGCTTCATAGGCAACCGCATCATGGCCGCCTATCGCCGCGAATGCGATTTCATTCTCGAAGAAGGAGCGCTGCCGCAGGACGTCGATGCGGCCATGCGCGACTACGGCTTCGCCATGGGAATCTATGCCGTGCAGGACATGGCCGGTCTCGACATCGCCTGGGCCATGCGCAAGCGCCGGGCCGCTACGCGCCCGGCGGATGAACGTTATTCCAGGATCGCAGACCGTCTCTGCGAGCTCGGCCGTTTCGGCCGCAAGACCGCGGCCGGCTGGTACGCCTATGCGGATGGGGCGAAGGCGGGCCAGCCGGACCCGGCGGTCGAGAAGATCATCCTTGAGGAAAGCGCACGCCTTGGCTTCACGCGCAAACCGTTCACGGCGGAAGAAATCATGGAGCGTATCCTGGCCTCAATGCAGGCAGAGGCCCGCGCCGTTCTGGATGAAGGCATCGCGCTGAAGCCGTCGGACATCGACGTTGCGATGGTGCACGGCTACGGTTTCCCGCGTTTCCGAGGCGGGCCGATGTTCGCCGCCGGCTACCGGGACTGA
- a CDS encoding TetR/AcrR family transcriptional regulator: MARTIAKDHDEKRAALLKTAAAFFAENGYDRASMSRLAKECGVSKALIYHYYESKDAILFDIVHVHLSNLVEAVEAVPPSNDPQSGLYALTGTILAAYRDADAEHKVQLNALSALPKEQQQTLKDLQRRLVAIMADTIRATAPDLFAARPELLKPAAMSAFGMLNWFYMWHREGTGLGREDYARLVADFILGGLHRIAAGEADTLELAR; encoded by the coding sequence TTGGCACGGACGATCGCCAAGGATCACGACGAGAAGCGCGCGGCGCTCCTCAAGACGGCAGCCGCCTTCTTTGCCGAGAACGGATACGACCGCGCATCCATGAGCCGGCTGGCGAAGGAGTGCGGCGTCTCCAAGGCGCTGATCTACCACTACTACGAGAGCAAGGATGCCATTCTTTTCGACATCGTGCATGTCCACCTGTCGAACCTCGTTGAAGCGGTGGAGGCAGTTCCGCCGTCCAATGATCCGCAGAGCGGTCTCTACGCGCTGACAGGAACGATCCTCGCCGCCTATCGCGATGCCGATGCCGAGCACAAGGTGCAGCTCAATGCACTGTCCGCCTTGCCGAAAGAACAGCAGCAAACACTGAAGGACCTGCAACGCCGCCTCGTCGCGATCATGGCGGACACGATCCGCGCCACTGCGCCCGACCTGTTCGCCGCGCGGCCGGAACTGCTGAAGCCCGCCGCCATGTCCGCATTCGGCATGCTCAACTGGTTCTACATGTGGCACCGCGAAGGCACGGGACTGGGAAGGGAAGACTATGCCCGGCTGGTGGCCGATTTCATCCTGGGCGGCCTTCACCGCATCGCCGCGGGCGAGGCCGACACGCTGGAGCTTGCCCGATGA
- a CDS encoding ChrR family anti-sigma-E factor, with translation MSIAHHLDEATLVRYASGDLDEAFLVVVATHLAMCDRCRKAAHDAEELGGEMLFACEPADLGANALSSLWNRIEGAGGQADIARPAAKRSSRRVGDLPPPLNRKIGGRLDAIPWRRIAPGVKKHVIRTDTATSSALYMLWVAPGVAVPEHGHGGSEMTLILSGAYRDELGLFGPGDIADLDEHVEHQPCVEGDEPCICLVATDTPLRFAGLLGRLLQPFIGI, from the coding sequence ATGAGTATCGCCCATCATCTCGATGAAGCGACGTTGGTCCGTTATGCTAGCGGCGACCTCGACGAAGCATTTCTCGTTGTTGTCGCGACGCATCTGGCCATGTGCGACCGATGTCGCAAGGCAGCGCATGATGCCGAGGAATTGGGCGGCGAGATGCTGTTCGCCTGCGAACCTGCGGACCTGGGTGCCAACGCGCTGAGTTCCCTGTGGAACCGGATAGAAGGCGCCGGCGGACAGGCGGACATCGCGCGTCCTGCCGCAAAAAGGTCGTCACGGCGTGTGGGAGACCTGCCGCCGCCGCTCAACCGAAAGATCGGAGGCCGACTCGACGCCATACCCTGGCGCCGGATCGCACCGGGCGTTAAGAAACATGTGATCAGGACAGATACCGCAACGTCTTCCGCGCTATACATGCTGTGGGTCGCCCCGGGGGTCGCCGTACCGGAACACGGGCATGGCGGATCGGAGATGACTCTGATCCTGTCCGGCGCCTACCGGGACGAACTCGGCCTGTTCGGTCCCGGCGACATTGCGGATCTCGATGAACATGTTGAGCATCAGCCATGTGTCGAGGGTGATGAACCCTGCATTTGCCTCGTGGCCACCGACACGCCGCTCCGCTTCGCGGGTCTCCTTGGCCGGCTGCTCCAGCCTTTCATCGGAATATGA
- the paaK gene encoding phenylacetate--CoA ligase PaaK, with protein MKDIAPARHELDPIEIASRDEIAALQLERMKWSLRHAYENVPFYTEAFDKAGVHPDDLKDLSDLARFPFTVKQDLRDNYPFGMFAVPREQVVRIHGSSGTTGKPTVVGYTRNDIDNWATVVARSMRASGTRPGDVVHVAYGYGLFTGGLGAHYGAEKLGCTVVPVSGGMTARQVTLIEDFKASTIMVTPSYMLSILDEYRAQGLDPRESPLQVGIFGAEPWTNAMREEIEQAFDMHAVDIYGLSEVIGPGVANECVETKDGLHIWEDHFYPEVIDPVTGEVLPDGEQGELVFTSLTKEAFPIIRYRTRDLTRLLPGTARTMRRMEKITGRSDDMMIIRGVNVFPTQIEEQLLKVPGLAPHFQIELTREGRMDEMTVHVEALADHADEIARATAAADLAERIKQVIGITARIDVTTPEGVARSQGKAQRILDNRPKE; from the coding sequence ATGAAGGATATCGCACCGGCACGCCACGAGCTCGACCCGATCGAAATCGCATCGCGCGACGAGATTGCCGCCCTGCAGCTGGAACGCATGAAATGGTCGCTGCGTCATGCCTATGAGAACGTGCCGTTCTACACCGAAGCCTTCGACAAGGCCGGCGTCCATCCCGACGATCTGAAGGACCTGTCGGATCTGGCCAGGTTTCCCTTTACCGTGAAGCAGGACCTGCGCGACAACTACCCCTTCGGCATGTTCGCCGTCCCGCGCGAGCAGGTCGTGCGCATCCACGGGTCGTCCGGCACGACCGGCAAGCCGACCGTCGTCGGCTATACACGCAACGACATTGACAACTGGGCCACGGTCGTCGCCCGCTCGATGCGCGCCTCCGGCACGCGGCCCGGCGATGTCGTTCACGTCGCCTATGGCTACGGCCTGTTTACCGGCGGCCTCGGCGCCCACTACGGCGCAGAGAAACTCGGCTGCACCGTGGTCCCGGTTTCCGGCGGCATGACCGCCCGCCAGGTCACGCTCATCGAGGATTTCAAGGCATCGACCATCATGGTCACGCCTTCCTACATGTTGTCGATTCTCGACGAGTATCGTGCCCAGGGGCTGGATCCCCGCGAAAGCCCGCTTCAGGTCGGCATTTTCGGCGCCGAACCCTGGACCAATGCCATGCGCGAGGAGATCGAGCAGGCCTTCGACATGCACGCCGTCGACATCTACGGTCTTTCGGAGGTGATCGGCCCCGGCGTCGCCAACGAATGCGTCGAGACCAAGGATGGCCTGCATATATGGGAGGACCACTTCTATCCCGAGGTGATCGACCCGGTGACCGGCGAGGTGCTGCCGGACGGCGAGCAGGGCGAACTGGTATTCACCTCGCTGACCAAGGAAGCCTTTCCGATCATCCGCTACCGCACGCGCGACCTGACGCGCCTGCTGCCGGGCACGGCCCGCACCATGCGTCGCATGGAAAAGATCACCGGCCGTTCCGACGACATGATGATCATTCGCGGCGTCAACGTTTTTCCGACCCAGATCGAGGAACAGCTCCTGAAGGTTCCGGGCCTTGCCCCGCATTTCCAGATCGAGCTGACCCGGGAAGGCCGCATGGACGAGATGACGGTCCATGTGGAAGCCCTTGCCGACCATGCCGACGAGATCGCACGCGCAACGGCCGCTGCCGATCTTGCCGAACGCATCAAGCAGGTTATAGGCATCACCGCCCGCATCGACGTCACCACGCCGGAGGGCGTCGCGCGCAGCCAGGGCAAGGCGCAGCGAATCCTGGACAACCGGCCGAAGGAGTAG
- a CDS encoding hydroxypyruvate isomerase family protein, which produces MKLSANLGFLWRELPLPEAIRAAKRAGFDAVECHFPFDVPTDEARAALDETGLPMLGLNTRPGEDGEFGLAALPDREADARAAIEQALDYAKATGCRAVHVMAGKPDDSARADAAFRANLSHACELAGNTTILIEPINTRDVPGYHLATIEQAAEIVSALGYPNLKIMADCYHLQIMGGDLLRRIEKHLPMIGHVQIAAVPSRGRPDEGELNYPWIAAALRDMGYEGYFGAEYRPDGPTEDSLGWMGMLQSR; this is translated from the coding sequence GTGAAGCTGTCGGCCAATCTCGGATTTCTGTGGAGGGAATTGCCGTTGCCCGAGGCGATCCGGGCGGCCAAGCGCGCCGGATTCGACGCGGTGGAATGCCATTTCCCGTTTGACGTGCCGACGGACGAGGCGAGGGCGGCGCTGGACGAAACTGGCCTGCCGATGCTCGGCCTCAACACCCGGCCGGGCGAGGATGGCGAGTTCGGCCTGGCCGCCCTTCCGGACCGCGAGGCGGATGCGCGCGCGGCAATCGAACAGGCTCTCGACTATGCCAAGGCAACCGGCTGTCGGGCAGTTCACGTCATGGCGGGAAAACCCGATGACAGCGCGCGAGCCGATGCCGCCTTTCGCGCCAATCTGTCTCATGCCTGCGAGTTGGCCGGAAACACCACCATCCTGATCGAGCCGATCAACACGCGTGACGTGCCGGGCTACCATCTGGCGACCATCGAGCAGGCGGCGGAAATTGTCTCCGCCCTCGGATATCCCAACCTGAAGATCATGGCAGACTGTTACCACCTCCAGATCATGGGCGGCGATCTTCTCCGGCGCATCGAGAAACATTTGCCGATGATCGGCCATGTCCAGATTGCGGCGGTGCCTTCACGCGGGCGTCCGGACGAGGGGGAGCTGAACTATCCCTGGATCGCTGCCGCGCTCCGCGACATGGGCTATGAAGGCTATTTCGGCGCGGAATACCGACCGGACGGACCGACGGAGGATAGTCTCGGCTGGATGGGCATGCTTCAGTCCCGGTAG
- a CDS encoding metal ABC transporter permease yields MLEFLSDYTIRNVALGAALLGLISGVLGSFAVLRRQSLLGDTLSHAALPGVCLGFIVAGTRDLGYILGGALITGALAALFMLLLTRNSRLKTDAGLGISLSVFFALGVVLLTWIQSTGNAAQGGLDSFLFGQAAAILRSDLWIMGGITAAALAVVAAFWKEFKLVTFDPVFARTLGLPVLVLEIALTVMIALAVVVGLQMVGVVLMAAMVIAPAVAARQWSSRLEVMVLLSALIGMISGMAGAIVSALGRGLATGPLIVLAASAAVGFSLLFAPGRGIVWEMIRRARNRRSLRSQRVLTTLYRLAAHHGDSAYPSEQGMLDTYHGIATVSVMHRLQDRGLVQPVVHAPEPTPHWMLTPDGIAEAERILATLGKREA; encoded by the coding sequence ATGCTGGAGTTTCTCTCCGACTACACCATCCGCAACGTGGCGCTTGGCGCCGCTTTGCTTGGCCTCATATCCGGCGTGCTGGGTTCCTTCGCCGTCCTGCGCAGGCAAAGCCTGCTCGGCGACACTCTATCGCATGCCGCGCTGCCCGGCGTATGTCTCGGCTTCATCGTCGCCGGCACCCGTGATCTCGGCTACATCCTCGGCGGCGCCCTGATTACAGGTGCTCTGGCGGCCCTGTTCATGCTTCTGCTCACACGCAACAGCCGGTTGAAGACCGATGCCGGCCTCGGCATTTCGCTCAGTGTTTTCTTCGCTCTTGGCGTCGTTCTGCTCACATGGATTCAGTCCACCGGCAACGCCGCCCAGGGCGGCCTCGATTCCTTCCTGTTCGGGCAGGCAGCCGCGATCCTGCGTTCCGATCTCTGGATCATGGGAGGGATCACGGCAGCGGCGCTCGCGGTGGTCGCCGCGTTCTGGAAGGAATTCAAGCTCGTCACCTTCGACCCCGTATTCGCCCGCACGCTCGGCCTTCCCGTTCTGGTCCTGGAGATCGCGCTCACGGTGATGATCGCCCTCGCCGTCGTCGTCGGTCTGCAAATGGTGGGTGTTGTGCTGATGGCCGCGATGGTCATCGCCCCCGCCGTCGCTGCCCGACAATGGAGTTCCCGGCTCGAGGTCATGGTCCTGCTTTCGGCGCTGATCGGCATGATTTCGGGAATGGCAGGCGCAATCGTATCGGCGCTCGGCCGCGGCCTCGCCACCGGACCGCTCATTGTGCTCGCCGCGTCCGCGGCAGTCGGCTTTTCCCTGCTGTTTGCGCCAGGACGCGGCATTGTCTGGGAGATGATCCGTCGCGCCCGGAACCGCCGCAGCCTGCGCAGTCAGCGGGTGCTTACCACGCTCTACCGGCTCGCAGCGCATCACGGGGATTCCGCCTATCCGTCCGAACAGGGAATGCTCGATACCTACCACGGTATCGCGACGGTTTCCGTCATGCACAGGCTGCAGGATCGCGGCCTCGTGCAGCCCGTTGTCCATGCACCGGAGCCAACGCCGCACTGGATGCTGACACCGGACGGCATTGCAGAGGCCGAGCGCATCCTGGCGACACTCGGCAAGCGGGAGGCATGA
- a CDS encoding metal ABC transporter permease: protein MLAAIFDNPSVMIVLTGALVGTAASLVGTFLVLRGNSMLSDAISHSIVFGIVIVWMLTRQQSGPVQIVGAALTGVFTVFLTELLVSTRRVKNDAAIGLVFPVLFSIGVLLLNIYARNVHIDQHTVLLGEIGFVWLDTVDIAGYPVPQALLSMGAMTLANLAFVILFFKELKLATFDRSLARALGFAPGILSYALLALLSGTAVAAFDSVGAILFIAFVIVPPSAAYLLTDRLWLMLVYGCAISIMSSIAGYWLAVSLNVSIGGMMAVMTGIFLLAAFLAGPRYGMIAQIVRRRSRERANECRTLAVHLYNHEGGPAQDEENVAAALHDHLHWDETRARHVLRQSIDQGLVVRDGDALALTERGRVEARAILEPWRQEAV from the coding sequence ATGCTCGCGGCCATCTTCGACAATCCTTCCGTGATGATCGTGTTGACGGGGGCGCTCGTCGGCACCGCTGCAAGTCTCGTGGGGACGTTCCTGGTGCTGCGTGGCAATTCAATGTTGTCCGACGCCATCAGCCATTCCATCGTGTTCGGCATCGTGATCGTCTGGATGCTGACGCGACAGCAGTCCGGTCCGGTGCAAATCGTCGGAGCGGCATTGACCGGCGTTTTCACCGTCTTCCTGACCGAACTCCTGGTATCCACCCGCCGTGTAAAGAACGACGCGGCCATCGGCCTTGTCTTCCCCGTGCTGTTTTCCATTGGCGTGCTGCTGCTCAACATCTACGCCCGCAACGTGCACATCGACCAGCACACCGTACTGTTGGGCGAAATCGGTTTCGTCTGGCTCGATACGGTCGACATCGCCGGTTACCCGGTGCCGCAGGCATTGCTGTCGATGGGTGCAATGACGCTGGCAAACCTTGCCTTCGTAATCCTGTTCTTCAAGGAATTGAAACTCGCCACATTCGACAGGTCGCTGGCCCGTGCCCTCGGATTCGCCCCAGGCATCCTTTCCTACGCCCTGCTTGCGCTACTGAGCGGCACCGCTGTCGCCGCTTTCGATTCCGTCGGCGCCATCCTGTTCATTGCCTTCGTCATAGTTCCGCCCTCGGCGGCATACCTCCTGACCGACCGGCTCTGGCTGATGCTGGTCTATGGCTGCGCGATATCGATCATGTCCTCCATCGCTGGCTATTGGCTCGCCGTTTCGCTCAACGTTTCCATCGGCGGCATGATGGCGGTCATGACCGGCATATTCCTGCTGGCGGCGTTCCTGGCCGGCCCGCGCTATGGCATGATCGCCCAGATCGTGCGGCGGCGTAGCCGCGAGCGCGCCAACGAGTGCCGTACGCTCGCCGTCCATCTCTACAATCACGAGGGCGGGCCGGCACAGGATGAAGAGAACGTCGCTGCCGCGCTGCACGACCACCTGCATTGGGACGAGACCCGCGCCCGTCACGTCTTGCGTCAATCCATCGACCAGGGACTGGTCGTCCGCGATGGCGACGCTCTTGCATTGACCGAAAGGGGGCGCGTCGAAGCCCGTGCGATCCTGGAACCCTGGCGTCAGGAAGCCGTCTGA